In the genome of Deltaproteobacteria bacterium, the window GTCGGGTGAGGCAGCGCTCGGCGGCGAGCCGCTTCGCGTCGCGCCAGAGCGGCGCGTTCGAGATCAGCCGCTCGATGCCGCTCCGCTCGAAGTCGAGCTGCTGCATGATCTGGTAGAAGCCGTGGTCGAGCTTTCCGATCAGCGCGCTTCTCGGCACGCGCACCTCGTCGAAGAACAGCTCGCCGAAGTGCGACTCGCCGATCATGTCCTTGATCGGCCGCACGGTGATTCCGGGCGCGCTCATCGGCACCAGGAGCTCGCTGATTCCCTTGTGCCTGGCCGCGTCGCCGTTCGTGCGCGCGACCAGGTAGCAGTAGTCCGCGTGCGAGGCGAAGCTGGTCCAGATCTTCTGGCCGCGGATAACGAACTCGTCGCCGTCGAGATCCGCGCGCGTGTGCAGCGCCGCCAGGTCGCTTCCCGCGTCGGGCTCGCTCATGCCGATGCAGAAGCTGATCTCGGCGCGCGCGATCCGCGGCACGAGCTCGGCCTTCTGCTCGGGCGTGCCGTGCGCGAGAAGCGCGGGGCCGATCTGGCGGTCGCCGAACCAGTGCGCGGCGACCGGAGCGCCCGCGAGCAGCAGCTCCTCGGTCACGATCAGCCGATCCAGGTAGCTGCGCTCGCGCCCGCCGTACTGCTTTGGCCAGGTCATGCCGAGCCAGCCGCGCGCGGCCAGGCGTTTCGAGAATTCGGGGTCGAAGCCGGCGATCCAGCCGTCCTCGGGGAAGGCCCGCGCGCGCACGGCCGGATCGGCCGAGACGAACTCGCGCACCTCGGCGCGCAGCCGCGCCTGCTCGGGGGAATCGCGGTAGTCCACTACGCGCCGCCGAGCTCCCGGCGCACCCGCGACAGCGCCGTCTCGATCTTCTCGGCCTTGCCGAACGCGGAGAGCCGCACGTAGCCCTCGCCGCAGGCGCCGAAGCCCGCGCCCGGCGTGCAGACCACGTGCGCGCGCTGCAGCAGCCGGTCGAAGAAGTCCCACGATCCGACGCCGTCCGGTGTCGCAATCCAGGCGTAGGGGGCGTTCTCGGCGCCGAACACGCGCAGCCCCACGTCCGTCATCGCCTTCCGTATCGTGCGCGCGTTCGCCATGTAGTAGTCGATGCTCGCCTGCGTCTCGCGCCGACCCTGCTCGGTGTAGCAGGCCGCGGCGCCGGCCTGGATCGGGAAGCTCGCGCCGTTGAACTTCGTGGTCTGCCTTCGCAGCCAGAGCCTGTGCAGCTCGACGGGGTCGCCCTTCGCGTCGCGGCCGACCAGCTCCTTCGGGATCACGACGTACGCGCAGCGCAGGCCCGTGAAGCCGGCGAGCTTGGAGAAGCTTCGGAACTCGATCGCGACCTCGCGCGCGCCCGGGATCTCGTAGATCGAGCGCGGCAGCGACGGATCCGTGATGTACGCCGCGTAGGCCGCGTCGTAGAGCAGCACGGCGTCGTTCGCCTTCGCCCAGCGCACCCACGCCGCGAGGTCGGCCGCGGTCGCCACCGCGCCGGTCGGGTTGTTCGGAAAGCACAGGTAGACCAGGTCCACCGGCCGGTCCGGCGGTGCGGGCCGGAATCCGTTCGCCTCGTTGCAGGGCAGATAGGTGATTCCCTCGTAGCGGCCGTCGTCGCCGGCCGGGCCGGTGCGGCCCGCCATCACGTTCGTGTCGACGTAGACCGGGTACACCGGATCGGGTACGGCGATCCGCGCGGCCGAGGCGAAGATCTCCTGGATGTTCCCGCTGTCGCACTTGCTGCCGTCGGAGACGAAGATCTCGTCGGGCGAGATGCTGGCGCCGCGCGACTTGAAGTCGTGCTCGGCGATCGCCTCGCGCAGGAAGTCGTAGCCCTGCTCTGGTCCGTAGCCGCGGAAGGTCGCCTCGGCGCCGAGCTCGTCGATCGCGCGGTGCATCGCGTCGCGGATCGAGGCCGGAATCGGCAGCACCACGTCGCCGATGCCGAGCCGGATGATCTCGGCCTTCGGGTTGGCGTCCTGGAACGCGCGGACGCGCCGGCCGATCTCGGGAAACAGGTAGCCGCTGGCGAGCTTCAGGTAGTGGTCGTTGATCCGGGCCATGTGAAGTCCTCAGTCTCGGTCGGTGGGGAGTGTAGCCAGTATCAGATCCGCGATGCCGGCGACAGACCCGGTCGACGCGGTCATGCGCACGCACAGCCGCGGGTACGCGCGGGCTGCCGCTTCGACCAGCCGCGGCACGTCCTCGACCGCGTGCAGCCCCGGCACCAGGAAGAACGGGTGCACGAAGAGCTCGCTCATGCCGTCGGCCGCGCAGGCCTGCAGGGCCTGCTCGATCGACGGCTCGGCGAGCTCCATGTGCGCCACGTACACCGAGAGCCCGGGCCGCCGCAGCCGCACCTGCTCCGCGACCCAGGCCAGGTGCGCGTGCGCGTCGGCTTTTCGCGAGCCGTGGTCCACGATCAAGAGCGCCCGCTTCACCAGTAGTCCGCCGAGACCGAGAGGTCGTGATTCACGCGCAGCGCGCAGGCGAGCCGCAGGTCGGGCGCGACGCGGTTGCGCTGCTTCGCGCGGCGCTCCACCGGCGCCTCGCGCGAGACCCGGCCCGACACGATCCGCACGCCGCACTTGCCGCAGACCAGGTCGTCGCCGCAGGCGCGCGCGATCGGAAGCCCGGCCTCGCGCACGACGTCGATCAGCCGCGCGCCCTTCGGCACCCGGAGCTCGATGCCCTTCGGAAGCAGGCGGACCGTCGGCACGCGGGGATCATAGGCGACATCGCCGGTCGGTTGAAGCCGCCCCTCGCTCCGCCTAAGATCGCCGCGGGATGTCCACCGCCGGCATCGTGATCATCGGCAACGAGATCCTGACCGGAAAGGTGCAGGACGAGAACACCCCCTGGCTGCTGCGCGAGCTGCGCCGCCAGGGCGTCGACGTTCCGCGCGTGCACGTGATTGCCGACGTGATCGCCGAGATCGCGCGCGACGTGCGCGAGTTCTCACGCGAGTACGACTACGTGCTCACCTCGGGCGGCGTCGGCCCGACACACGATGACGTCACCATGGACGGCGTCGCGGCGGCCTTCGACGTGCCGCTGGAGCAGAACGCCGAGATGACCGGGATGCTGAACTCGGCGCTTCGCGGCCGCGAGCCGAACGCGAGCATGATCAAGATGTGCATGCTCCCCGTCGGCGCCACGCTGATCGCGACCAAGGATCTCTGGTTCCCGCTGGTTCAGGTGCGAAACGTGTACGTGTTCCCGGGAATCCCGCGGCTCTTGCAGGCCAAGTTCGACTCCGCGCGCGAGATGTTCCGCGGCGAGCCCGTGTTCCTGCGCCGCGTCTACGTGAGCCTGATCGAGAGCGACATCGCGCACGACCTGAACGAGCTCCTGGTCGAGTTCAGCGAGCTCATGCTCGGCAGCTACCCGCGCACCGCCGCCGACGCCGATTACATGACCATGCTCACGCTCGAATCCCGCGACCGGGATTACGCCGACCGCGCCACCCAGTCGCTGGTGAAGCGCATGCCCAGCGGAGCGGTGCTGCGCGTGGAGTGAGCCGCGCTAGACGCGGCCGCCGAAATCGAGCGCCGGCTTCACCCGCTCGCGCGCGATGAAGATCGCGAGCCGCTTTCCCGAGATACTGTGACTTGCGATCGTGAGCTCGACCGGCACGTAGTCGCCGTTCGGCCGCGCGACGGTGAGCTCGATCGGGCCGGAGTCTTCGCCCGCGTCGAGACGGCTCTCGAGCTCGCGCCAGACGAGCTGGTCCGCCGGCGCGATGAAGGCGGACAACGAGCTTCCGATCAGGCGCGCGGCGTCGGTGGCGAAGAGCGCCTCGGCGGCCGGGTTCACGTCGAAGATCGCGCTCGAATCCAGATTCAGCGCCACGTAGGTGTCGGAGATCCGGTCGATCGCGCCGCGCACGCGCCGGCCCGCGTTCGGCGTCGGACGCTTCTTGCTCCGCTCGCGTTTCTCCTCGCGCTCCTCCGGCGCGAGAATGCGCCGCACGCCGGATCGGAAGCGCGCCTCCATGTCGACGAGCGCGCCGGCCAGCTCGGGCGTGGCGCCGAACGAGTTCGCGACCGCGACCGCGGTCTGGATCGTGTTCTCGAGCGCGAGCGCCGAGTTTCCGCCCAGCCCGTCGAGCGAGACGCGCGCCGCGTCGGGCGACAGGCTGGCCAGGCGCACGAAGGTGCGAAAGCGGCGGATCACCTCGGCGCGGACTTCGGGCGCGGGCTCGGCGCGGGCGAGGCGACGGTTCACCTCGTCGTCGATCGCGCTGCGGTACCGCTCCAAGTGAGCGACCGCGGCGCGCAGCAGCGCAGCCTCTTCCACCCCCATGAGCCTTCGAGATAACAGTTTCGGCGCGTCTGGACCAGAGAGCCGCCTGCAGATAGCCTCGCGCGCCGTGCGCTGGCTCGCCTACCTACACCCGATTGCGATGTTCGCGGTGCTCGCGCTCGGGCTGATCGTGATGCTCGAGGGCCTGCAGATCCGCCAGGCGCGGGTGCTGCGCCGCCCCTACGCGAACCGGCGTCACCGCCGCTTCGCGCGCGTCTTCCTGTTCCTGGCGGTCTCCGGCTTCGCCTCGGGCCTGGCCTCGATGGCGTTCCTGCGCGACAAGCCGGTCTTCGAATCCGTGCACGCGCTGCTCACGAGCCTGGCGCTGGCGGGCTTCCTGGTCGGGGCGGGCCTGGGCCGCAAGCTGGAGCGGGACCTCGGCTCGCCGCTTCGCGCCCCGCACGCAATCGTCGCCAGCCTGGGTCTGCTCTTTGCCCTGGCCGCCCTGGTCGCGGGCTTCGCGATCCTGCCTTAGTGGGTCCCGGCGCGCGGGCGGCCGCGCGCCACCCACACTTCGCTCGCCTTCGGCTCGCTGCGCGCTGCGCTTGCCCTAGCGGGTTCGCTCGTAGTCGCGAAGCGCGCGGTCGACCAGGCGGCGGAAATCGGGGTGGGTGAGCAGCGCGAAGCTGTCGCCGTTGCGAAGCGCGGCCTGGATCTCGGGCCGGGCCGCGAGCTCGGCCAGGGCGGGGTCGTCGCGGATGGCGCGGATCCGCGGCGCGATCTCGACCAGGCTCGCGCGGACCTCCTCGCCGAACGTGTCGGCGTCCTCGCGTGCCTCGGGGCTCACCAGGCCGAGATCGCCGAGCCGGCCGCGGACCTCCGGATCGAGCCGGATCGCGGCAAAGCTCCCGCGCCGCAGCGCGAGATCGACCTCGCCGGTCGAGACGTACTGCCAGAACAGCGCGTCCTGCTGCAGATCCGCGATTCGCGGGTGCGCGAGCAGCTCCTGGGTCGAGACCACGGCCGATCCGGGATCCGCGACGAGCTTCACCGCGAGCGAGCCGCCGGGGCCGTCGCCGACCGCGGCCGAGACGCCCGCCGCAACGACCGCGCGCGTGCTCCCCACCAGAAGGGACTCGCCCGCGCTCTCGCTCCCGGTCGGAAGGCCCGCCGAGTGCGCCGCGTCGAGGAAGCTTCCCAACATGCCGAGCAGAAGCAGTGCGAGAGCGGCCTGGCCCGCGCCGAAGAAGGCCCCCCCGAGCCGGTCGAAGCCGCCCCTGGGCAGCTCGCCGCGGCGCGCGCGCTCGGCGCGGATCGCGAGCATCGACGCGACGCTCCCGGCCACGTACACGAACAGGAACGCGGCGCTTGCGACGATCGCCCCGGACGCGAGCCGCGAGATCCCGGCCAGGAGCGCGACGAGCGACGCGAGCTCGGCCGCCGCGCCGATCCCCGCCGCGTAGGCCGCGAAGAGCGTCGCCACGCGGAGCAGGCCGGCGAGCCAGCCGCGCCACGCGCCGAGCGCGGTGAAGACGGCGAGAACGCCGAGCGCGAGCCCGTCGAAGAGCATGGCCCGGCCATCGGCCGGGCGCGCTACCCGCTGAAGCCGCCGGCTGGCGGCGCCGTCGCCCGCTGGCGCAGGAAGTGGTCGCAGAGCACCAGCGCGACCATCGCCTCGACG includes:
- a CDS encoding acyl-CoA dehydrogenase, encoding MDYRDSPEQARLRAEVREFVSADPAVRARAFPEDGWIAGFDPEFSKRLAARGWLGMTWPKQYGGRERSYLDRLIVTEELLLAGAPVAAHWFGDRQIGPALLAHGTPEQKAELVPRIARAEISFCIGMSEPDAGSDLAALHTRADLDGDEFVIRGQKIWTSFASHADYCYLVARTNGDAARHKGISELLVPMSAPGITVRPIKDMIGESHFGELFFDEVRVPRSALIGKLDHGFYQIMQQLDFERSGIERLISNAPLWRDAKRLAAERCLTRRDPALREQIAEVEIALRAGRGLIYRVAEMLSAGRVPNHEAAVAKTFCTTLEQRIADLVSRIAGGAGTLEGGDPRAALAGRAARSLLYAPAYTIQGGTNNVLRNIIATRGLGLPG
- a CDS encoding LL-diaminopimelate aminotransferase; amino-acid sequence: MARINDHYLKLASGYLFPEIGRRVRAFQDANPKAEIIRLGIGDVVLPIPASIRDAMHRAIDELGAEATFRGYGPEQGYDFLREAIAEHDFKSRGASISPDEIFVSDGSKCDSGNIQEIFASAARIAVPDPVYPVYVDTNVMAGRTGPAGDDGRYEGITYLPCNEANGFRPAPPDRPVDLVYLCFPNNPTGAVATAADLAAWVRWAKANDAVLLYDAAYAAYITDPSLPRSIYEIPGAREVAIEFRSFSKLAGFTGLRCAYVVIPKELVGRDAKGDPVELHRLWLRRQTTKFNGASFPIQAGAAACYTEQGRRETQASIDYYMANARTIRKAMTDVGLRVFGAENAPYAWIATPDGVGSWDFFDRLLQRAHVVCTPGAGFGACGEGYVRLSAFGKAEKIETALSRVRRELGGA
- a CDS encoding 2Fe-2S iron-sulfur cluster binding domain-containing protein — translated: MPTVRLLPKGIELRVPKGARLIDVVREAGLPIARACGDDLVCGKCGVRIVSGRVSREAPVERRAKQRNRVAPDLRLACALRVNHDLSVSADYW
- a CDS encoding competence/damage-inducible protein A, whose product is MSTAGIVIIGNEILTGKVQDENTPWLLRELRRQGVDVPRVHVIADVIAEIARDVREFSREYDYVLTSGGVGPTHDDVTMDGVAAAFDVPLEQNAEMTGMLNSALRGREPNASMIKMCMLPVGATLIATKDLWFPLVQVRNVYVFPGIPRLLQAKFDSAREMFRGEPVFLRRVYVSLIESDIAHDLNELLVEFSELMLGSYPRTAADADYMTMLTLESRDRDYADRATQSLVKRMPSGAVLRVE
- a CDS encoding PAS domain S-box protein, giving the protein MGVEEAALLRAAVAHLERYRSAIDDEVNRRLARAEPAPEVRAEVIRRFRTFVRLASLSPDAARVSLDGLGGNSALALENTIQTAVAVANSFGATPELAGALVDMEARFRSGVRRILAPEEREEKRERSKKRPTPNAGRRVRGAIDRISDTYVALNLDSSAIFDVNPAAEALFATDAARLIGSSLSAFIAPADQLVWRELESRLDAGEDSGPIELTVARPNGDYVPVELTIASHSISGKRLAIFIARERVKPALDFGGRV
- a CDS encoding DUF4079 family protein, with amino-acid sequence MSLRDNSFGASGPESRLQIASRAVRWLAYLHPIAMFAVLALGLIVMLEGLQIRQARVLRRPYANRRHRRFARVFLFLAVSGFASGLASMAFLRDKPVFESVHALLTSLALAGFLVGAGLGRKLERDLGSPLRAPHAIVASLGLLFALAALVAGFAILP